Proteins co-encoded in one Polynucleobacter sp. MWH-UH19D genomic window:
- a CDS encoding SMP-30/gluconolactonase/LRE family protein, giving the protein MHNPFQPVEKIKTEVFATMPEKFRKKSRTGWSDPNRQGAEVECFLEGPSFDREGNLWFVDIPFGRIFRIDTKGNWELITQYDGWPNGLKFHKDGRAFICDYKAGLLALDPKTGKIETILGSMYSENFKGLNDLHFASNGDLYFTDQGQTGIADPTGRVFRLRANGQLDRLALNVPSPNGITLNTQEKHVFVAATRSQQIWRLPLMADGSVSKTGVAIQLTGGVAGPDGIEMDSENGLLVCHLGIGIWRFDSNMLPTHLIYSENSHHHHLANMCFGGPDNKDLYITESLSGDILKARLPVAGKKMFGLS; this is encoded by the coding sequence ATGCATAACCCCTTTCAGCCTGTTGAAAAAATCAAAACAGAAGTTTTTGCAACAATGCCTGAAAAATTCAGAAAGAAATCTCGCACAGGCTGGTCAGACCCCAACCGTCAAGGTGCCGAGGTGGAGTGCTTTTTGGAGGGACCATCCTTTGATCGCGAGGGTAATTTATGGTTCGTAGATATTCCGTTTGGCCGAATTTTTAGAATAGATACCAAAGGTAATTGGGAGTTAATCACTCAATATGATGGCTGGCCAAATGGGTTGAAGTTCCACAAAGATGGCCGTGCATTTATTTGTGACTACAAAGCAGGATTGCTGGCTTTAGATCCCAAAACAGGAAAGATTGAAACTATTTTGGGTTCCATGTACAGCGAAAATTTCAAGGGCTTAAACGATCTTCATTTCGCATCCAATGGCGATTTGTACTTCACTGATCAGGGCCAAACTGGCATTGCAGATCCAACTGGTCGCGTATTCAGATTGCGCGCTAATGGTCAACTGGATCGCTTAGCCCTGAATGTTCCAAGTCCTAACGGGATTACCTTAAATACCCAAGAGAAGCATGTATTTGTTGCTGCCACTCGTTCACAGCAAATATGGCGCCTGCCATTAATGGCTGATGGGTCAGTGTCCAAGACGGGGGTTGCCATTCAACTGACTGGTGGGGTTGCTGGACCAGATGGAATTGAGATGGATTCTGAAAACGGCCTGCTCGTGTGCCATCTTGGTATCGGCATCTGGAGATTTGACAGTAATATGCTACCTACCCATTTGATTTACTCTGAGAATTCACATCACCATCATTTGGCAAATATGTGTTTTGGTGGTCCCGACAATAAAGACCTGTACATCACCGAATCCTTGTCCGGAGACATCTTGAAAGCCCGTCTGCCAGTTGCAGGCAAAAAAATGTTTGGACTCTCTTAA
- a CDS encoding 3-hydroxyacyl-CoA dehydrogenase NAD-binding domain-containing protein: protein MKSVAVIGTGIMGAGIAAGFLARSVPVVILGRSKEKADACLDKAISLAKKIGVDGDYATKDQADIKKQQVVGVLEEYQGWNDCIWVIETIAENLALKQEIFKYLDRVVPPNIPIGSNSSGFPISKIAEGLNTANRMMGAHYFMPAEVVPLVEIVMGQQTEIQFAEKACDLYRSIDKKPVLVKKDIPGFLANRIQHALMREALSLVQEGIATPEDIDDAVRYSFGFRYAAVGPMTQKEISGWDGMANAAKEIYPSLSNITTLPPKLVQMMTEGKTGMKAGEGFRKWAPEEISQVSDSYSRRLKAAFDVLNIE from the coding sequence ATGAAATCTGTAGCCGTTATTGGAACTGGAATTATGGGTGCGGGTATTGCCGCAGGGTTTTTGGCTAGAAGCGTTCCGGTAGTCATCCTAGGAAGAAGCAAAGAGAAGGCAGATGCTTGTTTAGACAAAGCCATTAGCCTTGCAAAGAAAATTGGCGTGGATGGAGACTATGCCACCAAAGATCAAGCTGACATTAAGAAGCAGCAAGTCGTTGGAGTCTTAGAGGAATATCAAGGGTGGAATGATTGCATTTGGGTCATTGAAACCATCGCAGAAAACCTTGCACTAAAACAAGAGATCTTCAAATACCTAGATCGTGTTGTGCCACCCAATATCCCCATAGGAAGCAACAGCTCTGGATTTCCGATTAGCAAAATTGCTGAGGGTCTCAATACCGCAAATCGCATGATGGGCGCCCACTACTTTATGCCTGCTGAAGTCGTCCCGTTGGTGGAGATCGTGATGGGACAACAAACAGAGATTCAATTTGCTGAGAAAGCATGTGATCTCTATAGATCGATTGATAAGAAGCCGGTTCTAGTAAAAAAAGATATTCCCGGATTTCTAGCTAATCGCATTCAGCACGCCTTAATGAGAGAAGCATTATCACTTGTGCAAGAGGGCATTGCCACCCCAGAAGACATTGATGATGCAGTACGTTATAGCTTTGGATTTCGGTACGCAGCAGTTGGCCCAATGACTCAGAAAGAAATCTCAGGGTGGGATGGAATGGCCAATGCTGCAAAAGAGATTTACCCCTCTCTCTCCAATATCACCACCCTGCCACCTAAACTTGTGCAGATGATGACTGAAGGAAAAACCGGCATGAAAGCTGGTGAGGGATTTCGCAAATGGGCTCCAGAAGAAATTTCTCAGGTTTCCGATTCCTACTCACGCAGATTAAAGGCTGCGTTTGATGTTCTTAATATTGAGTAA
- a CDS encoding altronate dehydratase family protein — protein MIEISEKRLIGPIIRLHPNDNIVVARVDVGIGTEVPSENFTSRSQVPAGYKIAAKKILKGEPILKYNVTVGFANTDIEPGTMVHSHNTEFREFDRDYAHASEYKQTQMLPESERATFQGYVRANGKVGTRNFIGILSTVNCSATVVNRIAEYFTPELLKDFPNVDGVVAFSHGIGCGMEMSGEPMQLLRRTMAGYARHPNLAAALIVGLGCERNQLKGLMEQEDLKEGSNLHTFIMQESGGTRKTIEAGIEAVKALLPEANKAKRQTVSASHLTVGLQCGGSDGFSSITANPALGAAIDILSRHGGTGILSETPEIYGVEHTLTRRAASKEIGEKLIKRIRWWKDEYSVGRDVQINGQVSPGNQIGGLANIFEKSLGSSMKGGTGPLMEVYKYAEPVTAKGFVFMDTPGFDPVSATGQIAGGANLIAFTTGRGSMFGSKPAPCIKLATNTPMYQRLTEDMDINCGEILDGTVSVQEMGQRIFELFLKTASGEPSKSELLGLGDYEFVPWQIGVMS, from the coding sequence ATGATCGAAATATCTGAAAAACGCCTCATTGGTCCTATTATTCGACTACATCCAAATGACAATATTGTTGTCGCGCGAGTTGATGTGGGAATTGGGACAGAAGTACCTAGTGAAAACTTCACAAGTCGCAGCCAGGTACCAGCAGGCTACAAAATTGCCGCTAAAAAGATTCTGAAGGGCGAACCCATCCTCAAATATAACGTCACTGTAGGTTTTGCAAATACCGACATTGAGCCAGGCACCATGGTTCATAGTCACAATACCGAGTTCCGTGAATTTGATCGTGACTATGCCCATGCCAGCGAATACAAGCAAACTCAAATGCTCCCCGAGTCTGAACGCGCGACATTTCAAGGCTATGTCAGAGCGAACGGCAAAGTAGGAACTCGCAACTTCATTGGCATTTTATCTACCGTTAACTGTTCCGCCACAGTCGTTAATAGAATTGCGGAATATTTCACGCCTGAGCTTTTAAAAGATTTTCCAAATGTTGATGGTGTTGTGGCATTTAGCCATGGCATCGGCTGCGGCATGGAAATGAGTGGTGAGCCTATGCAGTTACTTCGTCGCACTATGGCAGGTTATGCACGTCACCCAAATCTTGCTGCTGCATTAATTGTGGGGCTTGGATGTGAACGCAATCAACTTAAAGGCTTAATGGAGCAAGAAGATTTAAAGGAAGGCTCTAACCTACATACCTTCATCATGCAAGAATCTGGGGGCACACGTAAAACAATTGAGGCGGGCATTGAAGCAGTAAAAGCATTACTTCCTGAAGCCAATAAGGCTAAACGGCAAACTGTATCTGCAAGCCACCTTACTGTAGGCCTTCAATGCGGCGGATCTGATGGCTTCTCATCCATCACAGCCAACCCTGCACTTGGTGCTGCTATTGATATTTTGTCTCGCCATGGTGGCACCGGCATTCTTTCTGAAACACCTGAAATTTATGGCGTTGAACATACCCTCACCCGCCGCGCAGCAAGCAAAGAGATTGGAGAAAAGCTCATTAAACGTATTCGCTGGTGGAAAGATGAATATTCCGTCGGCAGAGATGTTCAGATTAACGGCCAAGTCAGCCCCGGCAATCAAATTGGTGGACTGGCAAACATTTTCGAAAAGTCATTGGGCTCCTCAATGAAAGGCGGCACGGGACCATTAATGGAGGTCTACAAATATGCTGAGCCAGTTACTGCAAAAGGTTTTGTTTTTATGGATACCCCTGGGTTTGATCCCGTTTCGGCAACTGGTCAAATTGCAGGTGGCGCAAATCTCATTGCCTTTACTACTGGTCGTGGCTCTATGTTTGGATCTAAGCCAGCGCCCTGTATCAAGCTTGCCACTAACACCCCAATGTATCAGCGACTAACTGAAGATATGGATATTAACTGCGGGGAAATTTTGGATGGCACAGTCTCCGTCCAAGAAATGGGTCAGCGTATCTTTGAACTATTCCTCAAAACCGCCTCTGGCGAGCCATCTAAAAGCGAGCTTCTAGGCCTTGGAGATTACGAGTTTGTGCCCTGGCAAATTGGCGTAATGAGCTAA
- a CDS encoding DnaJ C-terminal domain-containing protein codes for MKFRDYYETLGVARTATEAEIKSAYRKMARKYHPDVNKEAGAEEKFKEIGEAYAVLKDTEKRAAYDRFGANWKNGQDFTPPPNWNEGFEYSDGGFSSGHPGYGGGFEGDQSEFFESLFGRGRHRQGGKGSHTHQGMNFKGQDHHAKILIDLADAYNGAKRTIALHMPTLDASGHVTTQERKLDVSIPKGIKAGQNLRLSGQGGPGVGEGPAGDLYLEIDFHPNPTYRIDGKDVFIDIPLAPWEAALGTTVNVPTPAGATLELKIPASTVAGRKMRLKGKGIPSAEPGDLYVVPTIALPPADTDAHKEAYQNFEKAFDFNPRTHLKG; via the coding sequence ATGAAATTTAGGGATTATTACGAGACCCTCGGCGTTGCTCGCACAGCTACCGAAGCGGAGATCAAATCAGCCTATCGCAAGATGGCCCGTAAATATCATCCAGACGTCAACAAAGAAGCTGGCGCAGAGGAAAAATTCAAAGAAATTGGTGAGGCCTATGCCGTCTTAAAGGATACCGAAAAACGCGCTGCATACGATCGCTTTGGTGCCAATTGGAAAAATGGTCAAGACTTCACGCCACCACCAAACTGGAATGAAGGCTTTGAATATTCTGATGGTGGTTTTAGTAGTGGGCATCCAGGATATGGCGGAGGATTTGAAGGAGATCAAAGCGAATTTTTTGAATCGCTATTTGGAAGAGGTAGACATCGTCAAGGCGGTAAAGGTAGCCACACGCACCAGGGTATGAATTTTAAAGGCCAAGATCATCACGCCAAAATATTGATTGATCTTGCTGATGCCTATAACGGAGCTAAACGTACTATTGCTCTTCACATGCCGACACTCGATGCCAGCGGCCACGTTACAACTCAAGAACGTAAATTGGATGTAAGTATTCCGAAAGGCATTAAAGCTGGTCAGAATCTTAGACTCTCTGGGCAAGGTGGTCCAGGCGTTGGAGAAGGACCTGCAGGCGATCTTTATCTTGAAATTGATTTTCATCCAAACCCAACATATCGGATTGATGGAAAAGATGTATTTATCGATATTCCGCTTGCACCCTGGGAAGCAGCATTGGGAACTACGGTAAATGTTCCCACTCCCGCTGGTGCTACCTTGGAGCTAAAAATACCTGCAAGCACCGTCGCCGGACGAAAGATGCGCCTCAAAGGCAAAGGCATTCCCAGCGCTGAACCTGGCGACCTATATGTAGTTCCAACAATTGCATTACCTCCGGCCGATACGGATGCTCATAAAGAAGCGTATCAAAACTTTGAGAAGGCTTTTGATTTCAACCCCAGAACTCATTTAAAGGGATGA
- a CDS encoding chaperone modulator CbpM: MTQLNTSNITWIEGNVVENEIHMSIVELSHASRTPEDLIMAWVTEGVLSPTGSSPEDWRFGGDSLRRAKTAAHLTHDLELNVPGVALALDLLDEIAQLRSQIHRRD, encoded by the coding sequence ATGACACAATTAAATACAAGCAATATCACTTGGATTGAAGGCAATGTTGTCGAGAATGAAATACATATGAGCATTGTTGAGCTATCGCATGCATCTCGCACACCAGAAGACTTAATCATGGCGTGGGTGACAGAGGGGGTTTTAAGTCCTACTGGATCATCGCCTGAGGATTGGCGTTTTGGCGGAGATTCTTTACGTCGAGCAAAGACAGCAGCCCACCTCACCCATGATCTTGAGTTAAACGTTCCTGGCGTAGCATTAGCACTTGACCTACTCGATGAAATTGCACAGCTACGATCACAAATTCATCGGCGTGATTAA